One genomic region from Triplophysa dalaica isolate WHDGS20190420 chromosome 23, ASM1584641v1, whole genome shotgun sequence encodes:
- the tubb6 gene encoding tubulin, beta 6 class V, whose product MREIVHIQAGQCGNQIGSKFWEVISDEHGIDPAGNYVGDSTLQLDRINVYYNEASSQKYVPRAVLVDLEPGTMDSVRSGAFGQLFRPDNYIFGQTGAGNNWAKGHYTEGAELVDSVLDVVRKECEHCDCLQGFQLTHSLGGGTGSGMGTLMISKIREEYPDRIMNTFSIMPSPKVSDTVVEPYNATLSVHQLVENTDETYCIDNEALYDICFRTLKLTTPTYGDLNHLVSATMSGVTTSLRFPGQLNADLRKLAVNMVPFPRLHFFMPGFAPLTARGSQQYRALTVPELTQQMFDAKNMMAACDPRHGRYLTVATVFRGPMSMKEVDEQMLAIQNKNSSYFVEWIPNNVKVAVCDIPPRGLKMASTFIGNSTAIQELFKRISEQFSAMFRRKAFLHWFTGEGMDEMEFSEAESNMNDLVSEYQQYQEATADGEEAFEDDEEELNE is encoded by the exons ATGAGGGAGATCGTGCACATTCAAGCCGGACAATGCGGAAATCAGATTGGTTCAAAG TTCTGGGAAGTCATCAGCGACGAGCATGGCATTGATCCAGCCGGCAACTATGTAGGTGACTCAACCCTGCAGCTTGACAGAATAAATGTATACTACAACGAGGCATCCT CACAGAAATATGTTCCCAGAGCAGTGCTTGTGGACTTGGAGCCAGGAACTATGGACAGTGTTCGATCCGGGGCATTCGGACAGCTTTTTCGCCCTGACAACTATATTTTTG GACAGACAGGTGCGGGCAACAACTGGGCGAAGGGCCACTATACCGAGGGAGCCGAACTGGTGGATTCAGTCCTAGATGTGGTTAGGAAAGAGTGTGAACACTGCGACTGCCTTCAGGGATTCCAGCTCACGCATTCCTTGGGCGGCGGAACTGGATCCGGGATGGGGACACTTATGATCAGTAAGATCCGCGAGGAGTATCCTGACCGCATCATGAACACCTTCAGCATCATGCCTTCACCGAAAGTGTCTGACACAGTGGTGGAACCCTACAACGCCACTCTCTCTGTACATCAGCTGGTGGAAAACACAGACGAAACCTACTGTATCGACAACGAGGCGCTTTACGACATCTGCTTCCGAACGCTCAAGCTCACGACCCCCACGTACGGAGATCTCAATCATTTGGTGTCGGCCACCATGAGCGGGGTCACCACGTCGCTGAGGTTCCCCGGGCAGCTTAACGCTGACCTGCGCAAGCTGGCCGTCAACATGGTCCCTTTCCCCCGTCTTCATTTCTTCATGCCGGGTTTTGCGCCGTTGACCGCAAGAGGAAGTCAGCAGTATCGTGCCCTCACGGTGCCTGAACTCACACAGCAGATGTTCGATGCCAAAAACATGATGGCGGCCTGCGACCCACGCCACGGGCGTTACCTCACGGTTGCTACAGTCTTCCGTGGCCCCATGTCCATGAAGGAGGTGGATGAGCAGATGCTGGCTATTCAGAACAAGAATAGCAGCTATTTTGTTGAGTGGATCCCCAATAACGTTAAAGTCGCAGTGTGTGACATTCCACCCAGGGGGCTCAAGATGGCCTCCACTTTTATCGGCAACAGCACCGCCATCCAAGAGCTTTTCAAACGTATTTCCGAGCAGTTCTCTGCCATGTTCAGACGCAAGGCCTTCCTGCATTGGTTTACAGGAGAAGGTATGGATGAGATGGAGTTCAGTGAAGCCGAGAGTAATATGAATGATCTGGTTTCAGAATATCAGCAGTACCAGGAGGCTACGGCTGATGGCGAAGAGGCGTTcgaagatgatgaagaagagCTGAATGAGTGA
- the cidea gene encoding lipid transferase CIDEA, whose translation MLSTELLHQSSTQIPSEGQTYFLLRVLGVFFSSSSVIVSLKLTMVLSSMEYAKTLVPTSLMRSVSLVQNSLAQRMLSPPQPRPYRVCTPHRRGRKGFMATSLEDLIDKVASSFLVTCHVFTLVLEDDGTVVDSEAFFQSLPTNTVFVVVEKGKVWTPNKQVLPSFTQPKRKGIAHLSFDLYKLDPQDFLGCLTIKATLYEIYTLSYDIHCYRAKEILKSFLRCILNAARVAGHVLLCSSTYGLRQIEEEEYSR comes from the exons ATGCTCAGCACGGAGCTCTTACATCAGTCCTCAACACAAATTCCTTCTGAGGGTCAGACGTACTTTCTGCTGAGAGTATTAGGAGTGTTTTTCAGTTCCAGTTCAGTTATTGTGTCCTTAAAGCTAACAATGGTTCTGTCAAGTATGGAGTATGCAAAAACTTTAGTTCCTACATCTTTAATGAG GTCTGTGTCGTTGGTACAGAACTCTCTGGCACAGCGTATGCTGTCTCCTCCACAGCCCCGTCCATACAGGGTTTGCACACCGCACCGCCGTGGGAGAAAGGGTTTCATGGCTACATCTCTGGAAGACCTCATAGACAAG GTGGCCAGTTCTTTCCTAGTAACCTGTCACGTATTCACTCTGGTGCTTGAGGATGATGGGACCGTGGTGGACTCTGAAGCCTTTTTTCAGTCTCTGCCAACTAACACTGTGTTTGTGGTTGTAGAGAAAGGGAAAGTTTGGACCCCAAATAAACAG GTTCTGCCGAGTTTCACTCAACCAAAAAGGAAAGGAATCGCCCATCTGAGCTTTGACCTGTACAAACTGGACCCACAGGATTTTCTGGGCTGTCTTACTATTAAAGCCAcactttatgaaatatatacacTCTCATATGACATTCACTGCTACAGAGCCAAGGAGATATTAAA GTCTTTTTTGCGATGTATCCTGAACGCAGCCAGAGTGGCAGGCCATGTTCTTCTCTGTAGCTCCACGTATGGATTACGGCAAATTGAGGAAGAGGAATACTCTCGATGA
- the eci2 gene encoding enoyl-CoA delta isomerase 2, mitochondrial has translation MAAVFKFLSPLRFYRLARASKASFVPCVQLHSTNAVMGATVEDFNRAKEQLSTLKKDPGNEVKLKIYALFKQATQGSCNTSKPGMLDFVNKAKWDAWKSLGSVSQEEARQKYVELITSLVATEGPAVAIQPAGSAKVFQTLLVSTEDNITAIRLNRPEKKNAITVEMYNELIEALDLAGKDDSVITVVTGSGDYYCSGNDLNNFTNTPAGGVEALAKSSGELLRGYVKAYIDFPKPLIAVINGPAVGVSVTLLGLFDVVYATERATFHTPFSQLGQSPEGCSSYLFPKMMGAAKASEMLLFNKKLTAAQACELGLVTEVFPDNTFQTEVWTRLKAYAKLPRTSLALSKQLIRGIEKEKLHAVNDAEVERLVERWLSDECMQAIMSFFQSKSKL, from the exons ATGGCAGCTGTGTTCAAATTCCTCTCGCCGTTGAGATTTTATCGATTGGCCCG GGCATCTAAGGCTTCATTCGTCCCATGTGTTCAGCTGCACAGTACTAATGCAGTTATGGGAGCAACAGTAGAAGATTTCAACAGGGCCAAAGAACAGCTGAGCACTTTGAAGAAGGACCCGGGCAATGAGGTCAAACTCAAGATCTATGCACTCTTTAAACAG GCCACTCAAGGATCCTGTAACACCTCTAAACCTGGTATGCTGGACTTTGTGAACAAAGCTAAATGGGATGCCTGGAAGAGTCTGGGGTCTGTCTCGCAG GAAGAGGCCAGGCAGAAATATGTGGAGCTCATCACATCTCTGGTGGCAACAGAAGGTCCTGCGGTGGCAATACAGCCTGCTGGGAGTGCGAAGGTCTTCCAGACCCTGCTGGTCAGCACAGAAGACAACATCACAGCCATTCGCCTCAACAGACCGGAGAAAAAAAACGCCATTACTGTAGAG ATGTACAATGAGTTGATTGAGGCGCTGGATCTTGCTGGAAAAGATGATTCTGTCATTACAGTGGTTACAG GCAGTGGAGATTATTACTGCAGCGGAAATGACCTGAACAACTTCACTAACACACCAGCTGGTGGCGTCGAGGCGCTGGCTAAAAGTTCTGGGGAGCTACTGAG GGGGTATGTAAAGGCGTACATTGATTTCCCCAAACCCCTGATTGCAGTTATAAATGGACCTGCAGTGGGGGTGTCAGTCACTCTGTTAGGActttttgatgttgtttatgCTACAGAGAGG GCGACGTTTCACACACCCTTCAGCCAGTTAGGTCAGAGTCCCGAGGGCTGCTCTTCATATCTTTTCCCTAAAATGATGGGTGCAGCAAAG GCAAGTGAGATGTTGTTGTTCAATAAGAAGCTAACGGCTGCACAGGCCTGTGAACTCGGTCTGGTGACCGAAGTCTTTCCTGACAACACCTTTCAGACAGAGGTGTGGACCAGACTGAAGGCGTATGCCAAACTGCCCAGAACT TCTTTGGCCCTGTCGAAGCAGCTGATCCGAGGGATTGAGAAAGAGAAACTTCACGCTGTGAATGACGCAGAGGTGGAGAGACTGGTGGAGCGCTGGCTCTCGGATGAGTGCATGCAGGCCATCATGAGTTTCTTCCAGTCCAAATCTAAACTGTGA